One Cryptococcus neoformans var. grubii H99 chromosome 3, complete sequence genomic region harbors:
- a CDS encoding pyridoxal 5'-phosphate synthase, glutaminase subunit Pdx2, which produces MTIQPEQVPEKVVIGVLALQGAFIEHIYYLQKLRPHGHTIEAIPVRNADELSRCHALILPGGESTVISHLASLTPCLLPALLSFAQDPSKAMWGTCAGMILMAEEDGVGGGKKKGVKGWGGVKGLKVWRNLYGNQLESFEAALDIPVLSNPSRPFNAVFIRAPAVHSLTPTKTDVETQVLATLPAEYIPSPPPCDSPLGEPNMDDLGKVMIRQGRKMVTSFHPELSGDVRIHEYWVEKCVLGR; this is translated from the exons ATGACGATCCAGCCTGAACAAGTACCAGAAAAAGTCGTCATCGGCGTACTCG CTCTTCAAGGCGCCTTCATTGAGCACATTTACTACCTCCAAAA GCTGCGTCCCCATGGCCACACGATTGAAGCTATTCCTGTGCGCAACGCCGATGAACTATCT CGATGCCATGCCCTCATCCTACCCGGCGGTGAATCCACAGTCATATCCCATCTCGCCTCACTTACACCTTGCCTCCTCCctgctctcctctcttttgCGCAAGACCCTTCAAAAGCAATGTGGGGAACATGTGCGGGTATGATCCTCATggctgaagaggatggggttggaggaggtaagaagaagggtgtgaAAGGCTGGGGAGGTGTTAAAGGTTTAAAGGTTTGGAGAAACCTCTACGGCA aCCAACTAGAATCATTCGAAGCGGCTCTCGATATCCCCGTCTTATCCAACCCTTCAAGACCATTCAACGCCGTATTCATCCGTGCGCCAGCTGTGCACAGCCTTACGCCAACAAAGACAGACGTGGAGACCCAAGTCCTCGCCACTCTTCCTGCCGAGTACATCCCTTCACCGCCACCTTGCGACTCGCCACTAGGTGAACCCAATATGGACGATTTGGGAAAGGTGATGATCAGACaggggagaaagatggtCACCAGTTTCCATCCTGAATTGAGTGGGGATGTGAGGATTCACGAGTATTGGGTTGAGAAGTGTGTCCTTGGAAGGTGA